TGTTAATTTTAATTTATGCCCTGCTTTTAGCGCATCGAATCAGCTGTGTTTGTATAATAGTGTTTGTATAATAATAGTGTTTGTATAATAATAGtgtttgtataataataataataataataataataataataataataataataataataataatgagcctGTTTTCCACAGGTAAACCGTTGCTGTGGAGCCCGTTCATTCAGAGGCCTTTACATAAACGGAAGGGCGGACAGGTCAGGTTCTCCAACGACCAGACAATCGAACTGGAGAAGAAGTTCGAGACGCAGAAGTACCTGTCACCTCCGGAGAGGAAAAGACTGGCCAAGATGTTACAGCTAAGCGAGAGACAGGTGAGCAcgaggagacagacagacagacagacagacagacgcagacagacagacacgggGATGGTGCAGAGCTAATGCACGAGTCTGGGAGGTCCATGAACGCACCATTTCAGTCGCTATAAAGCAGTCATTTGATTTCTGTCCTTTCATCCGGATATTTCATCGATAGCAGGGGAATGTAAAATAGgccaaataaattcagttcattctCTCAAAGGTTGATACTTCGACAAATGCCTCAAGTTTTAAATAAATGACAgattattttacatcatttcacCTCAGTTTTCCACAGACTCTAAGTGTTATAGAACACAACATGTTTAGTCTGTATCATAAATAACGGAGGAACACTGTAGGAGGAATTGTTTTTATTCCAAATCCGACATATTAGTATCAGATTAATAAAAcctatatacactacaaacaaaacgttatggatattcctttttttttttttttggtcatttttaccatttgtaaataacactatgtctggtcattaaaaattgtatttcaattcaattcacacaaaaaaagtacaaagcgctgtgcaagaatctgaaaaactgaaaaaatagcccaaaaattaaaaatatcctgaactttttgtttgtagtgttatTAATTTACAATTGCAATAACAGTTTGAAAGATTTAAATTATAGGGTAATTAATTAATAAAGTAAGTATGTATTAAATTTAAAGGAAGCATCAAATTAATGAGACACAATATTGGTGAATTTTCATAACATTTATAAAAGCGGATCCAGTTTTTTCCACATACATGTCTGTACATGATAGAAAAGAATTCACCATTCAAATGATCAGCGGACCGACTAGTTGTAATGTTGTTGTAATGTAATTCTAATGGCTTTACCTGTTTGTCCTCTCAGGTTAAAACCTGGTTCCAGAACCGCAGAGCCAAGTGGCGCAGACTGAAGCAGGTGAAGGTTTGATCAAGTGTTTATTCTGCGGGTCAGCTGTAAACCCACTGACTGTCACGtgacactgtgttttctgaaccCAGGAGAACCCGCAAGTATCCAAGAGGGACCTGGAGGAGGGGGGGTCCCCGGGGAAGGCTCAAAGCAGAGGTGACCACAGCCCAGACCGGACCGGACCCCGCAGCCCGGACCGGACCGGCCTCAGAACCCCAGAGCAGATACTGTCCTCAGCGTGTGCGCGCCCCTCGTCCCCGCAGCATCAGTCCTACACAGAGCTGGACTCTGACGGGTCAGACTCAGACCAGGAGTTGGACATAGAAGAGGAGGACGAGTTCTGAaagaacacacatgcacacacgcatgcgcacgcacacacacacacacacacacacacacacacacacacacacacacacacacacacacacacacacacacacaaaggcctCATGTCCGTTCAAGGACATGAAGGTAAACCAAGACTCTGAGGGGCACgaataggtcaaaggtcatgaagaAGTTCTTTTAAATCATAAATTCAGTTTTTATAGTTCATCTACACTGTTGGCCATAAGGTcggaataaaatatgaatatttttacCTGTCCTGATGAAATGGTTATGTGgtgtatatctcgcacacagagtgtcagattaagttggacccaatgtaacatttgtgcggaatttCAACCTGAACACAATAATATGAAACCCGTATAGCTGGATCGTAAAATAGCTCTctgacgccccctacagtttttgaatgggagtgaaatgtttttattgacgtgggcaaaaaaaaaattgacactcacatccctcatgccaaagtgaaccaaaaagccaatgaggtcacacccctatttacaattgtgttgccatgaaaacaccaaaactatgccattcaaatgaatggggttttgccacAATGATGCAATTGCTGAAacactctttgtgttccactaatggtacacagactgaaaattacactgtggaaaagtagaattttccagcaagaagaattttcaaaatgttgaaaaatgacttggccacgccccctcaaaataggATAATACATTGCACTGACGGGAACCCACCCAACAAAAATCTccacatagaaacatgaaacttggtccagacatagcccatggtaggacaagtaaaaaattacattatggcccaaCCCTAAACCCAAagggaagtcggccatattgggtggaagtgtggacctctaaaatcccacccctcatactttcatcatctcctccaaggatttacatccaatttggaccaaactgggtgaaaatcccctacacacatgtgtgatcaaaagttatcacatatatttttgatcaaatgtggggtgtggctgtgatgacctcacaaaaaagcagccatttttagaagtataaaggtgtgtatatctcgcacagACAGTGTcggattgagttggacccaaagtAACaattgtgcggaatgacaacctgaacatgaTGATATGGAACTCGTATAATTGGATCATAAAAAGGCTCTctgacgccccctacagtttttgaattggacaaaaaaaaatgttttgacatagtcaaacaaaatttggcacacacatccgtCATACAAAACTGAAcctaaaagtaaaagaggaaacaaccctatttacaatcgtgttgccatgacaacaccaaaactgtgcgATAGTAAAGAATGTTTTTCTGtcagaatcccacccctcatactttcattatctcctcctagggtttacatccaatttggaccaaacttggtgaaaatcacctacacacgtgtgatcaaaagttatcacctacatttttgatcaaatgttgggtgtggctgtgatgaggtCGGGATGAAGTAGTCTTTTTCAAAATTATAACACTCTGCTTATCTCGAAGAATGTCGGATCCAGCCAACAATACgctgtcctctcactgtcggtggccTCGGTGGTCGCATTGGGAGGTAATCGcgtgggagggcgagggc
The nucleotide sequence above comes from Sphaeramia orbicularis chromosome 19, fSphaOr1.1, whole genome shotgun sequence. Encoded proteins:
- the hhex gene encoding hematopoietically-expressed homeobox protein hhex — encoded protein: MSVPLYAPTPLQPAHLTPFYIDDILGRTGTSTGTTTSSSSSSSSSSCSTPVIPTPTLPSPNSSFSSFISPYRAPIYEPTPIHPALSPHAAAAAALTASYASGGAYAGSMYPFHPQHHRSMGDYTQALLRYDPLGKPLLWSPFIQRPLHKRKGGQVRFSNDQTIELEKKFETQKYLSPPERKRLAKMLQLSERQVKTWFQNRRAKWRRLKQENPQVSKRDLEEGGSPGKAQSRGDHSPDRTGPRSPDRTGLRTPEQILSSACARPSSPQHQSYTELDSDGSDSDQELDIEEEDEF